One window from the genome of Salvelinus fontinalis isolate EN_2023a chromosome 3, ASM2944872v1, whole genome shotgun sequence encodes:
- the LOC129838294 gene encoding voltage-dependent calcium channel gamma-4 subunit-like isoform X2, translated as MTYFKERINKGSCLRINHFPEDNNYDTDSSEYILRIVRASSLFPILSNILLLLGGLCVGAGRIYSSRNNILLSAGILFVAAGLSNIIGIIVYISSNAGDPSDKKDENNKGSYGYGWSFYFGALSFIVAESVGVLAVNIYIEKNKETRCRARREFIKTTSPYSRIPSYRYRRRRSSSRSTDPSRETSPVGVKMGGGAGVGSGASFGMPMGGISMYSLSRDTMKSGIAGYCSPERDSSFLQVHNCFQKDLKEGVNRRTTPV; from the exons GGATCAACAAAGGAAGCTGTCTTCGGATCAATCACTTCCCAGAAGATAACAACTATGACACAGACAGCTCGGAATACATCTTAC GTATAGTGCGGGCCTCCAGCCTCTTCCCCATCCTGAGCAACATCTTGTTGTTGCTGGGAGGACTGTGTGTCGGGGCTGGGAGGATCTACagcagtaggaacaacatcctgcTCAGCGCCGGCATCCTGTTTGTGGCTGCAG GTCTAAGCAACATCATCGGCATCATCGTCTACATCTCCAGTAATGCCGGTGACCCCAGCGACAAGAAGGACGAGAACAATAAGGGCAGCTATGGATACGGCTGGTCTTTCTACTTCGGAGCTCTGTCCTTCATCGTGGCCGAGTCCGTCGGCGTTCTCGCTGTCAACATCTACATTGAGAAGAACAAGGAGACGCGGTGCCGGGCGAGGCGTGAGTTCATCAAAACCACCTCGCCCTACTCCCGTATCCCTAGTTACCGTTACCGGCGGCGACGTTCCAGTTCCCGCTCCACCGACCCGTCCCGAGAGACCTCACCCGTGGGGGTGAAGATGGGAGGGGGAGCAGGCGTAGGAAGTGGAGCAAGCTTTGGGATGCCCATGGGTGGGATCTCCATGTACTCCCTCAGCAGGGACACTATGAAAAGTGGGATAGCTGGGTACTGTAGTCCAGAGCGTGACTCAAGCTTCCTGCAGGTCCACAATTGCTTCCAGAAAGATCTGAAGGAGGGTGTGAACAGGAGAACGACTCCCGTGTGA